Below is a genomic region from Spirochaetota bacterium.
TTATTGGTGATGTTGAACACCGAAAACACCGTGCCGCGGTGTTCCGGCCGGTTGACGTTCATTATCATCGCGGGAACGTTGGCCGCCGCCACGGAGACCAGCGCCCCGGTAACGAAACCCAGAGCGAGATATGCCGGGACGTTTTCCATGGACATGTTGACGAGGAGGAGGGCCGGCACTATCCCGGCGATCACCCCGATGCCGCACAGAAGCGGCATGTACGACGGCCGTTTCTTGTACAGCCATTCGCCGACGTACGCAAAGGCGAGCCCGCCAAGCACGGAGCCTATACCGACGACAAGGAAGATGGTGGTGGCCGTTTCCTTCGACACGTTCCGGTACTCCTGGAAGAAGGTGATGATCCAGTAGGTGAGGATTCCCCAGGGAACGGTGCCCGGCAGGCCCTGGAGGAAGGTGTAGATGTTGGTTTTATTCAGAAAAATCACCTTAAAGTCGCGTGGATGGATGGTCTGGCGATAGATGATGCCCCGCCGTATAAGGTCCTCCAGCGCGTCCTCGGTCCTGCCGCGCTCGGGTTCCCTGGCGTACAGGGCGAAGAAAATCGCAATCGGCACGTTCGGGGCGCCGACCAGGATGAATGAAAGCCTCCAGCCGTAGATGTTGGTCAGATAGCCGGCGATCATAACGCCCAGTATGCCGCCGACAGACCAGGCCACTGTCATCCACGCCGAGGCGGTGGCCCGGTGCTCCTCCTTGAAATAATCGGCCAGGATGGAATAGGAAAGCGGGAAGATGCCGCCCAGCCCGAGTCCCGTAAGTATGCGCAGCACGGTGAACGAGCCGATATCCTGCGTGAAAAAGGGGATGCCCGTCATAATACAGGGAACCTCCCCCAGGAGGACGACGAACACCAGGAGCGCCTTGCGCGAGACCTTGTCGGTCAGATAGCCAAATACGATGCTGACGAATGCGCCCACCAGCGTGAAGGCGGAACCGATAAGGCCCAGGGTAGTCTCGCTCGCGCCGTATTCCCTGGAGAGCTCCGGGAGGATGGCCGACATGATCATTTGGTCGGCAAAGAGGAGCATGCTCATTACAAAGAGGAGGGAGAGGGTGAACCTGTCCCTGAACGACATCGATTGCGCAGTCATGATAAACCGCCTTAACAAAGGCGACGATTCGAATCGTCGCCTTTGCCGTATCGTTATTTCGCCTTTCGCGGGCTTATTTCGCGTCGATCCACTTCATCATCTTGCGAAGTTCGAAGCCCACCTTTTCGATCTGGTGATCGCGCTGCGCTTCCTTTACCTTGTTGAAAAAGGGACGTCCGTCCTCGTTCTCTTTTATCCAGCGGCGCGCGAACGAGCCGTCCTGAATCTCGGCGAGGATCTTCTTCATCTCCGCGCGGGTGGCGTCGTTGACGATGCGCGGCCCGCTCACGTAGTCGCCGTACTCGGCGGTGTCGGACACCGAATAACGCATATAGTTGATGCCTCCCTGATAGAACAGGTCGACGATGAGCTTGAGCTCGTGCAGGCATTCGAAGTAGGCGATCTCCGGCTGATATCCGGCCGCAACGAGGGTGTCGAACCCGGCCTTAACCAACTCCGAGGCGCCGCCGCAGAGCACCGCCTGCTCGCCGAAAAGATCGGTCTCGGTCTCTTCCTTGAATGTCGTTTCGAGGACTCCGGCCCTCGCCGCGCCGATGCCCTTTGCGTAGGCGAGCGCCGTCGCCTTCGCCCTGCCCGAGGCGTCGTTGTGGATCGCGATGAGCGATGGCACGCCGCCGCCCTTTACGTATTCGCTGCGCACCAGGTGTCCCGGCCCCTTGGGCGCCACCATGATGACGTCGACGTCTTTCGGCGGCACGATCTGCCCGAAGTGGATGTTGAAACCGTGCGAAAAGACCAGCGTCTTGCCGGCCTTGAGGCTCGGCTCCACCTCGCTCTTGTACAGTTTCGCCTGGATGTGGTCCTGCGCCAGTATCTGGATTACGTCGGCCTTTTCGGCCGCTTCCTTCGCCGAAACCGGTGAAAAATTATGCGACTGGGCCAGCTTGAAGTTGTCCGTGCCGGGAAGCTCCGACACGATCACCTTGAGTCCGCCGTCGCGGAGATTCTGCGCCTGCGCGTGGCCCTGGCTTCCGTAGCCGACGACCGCGATCAATTTATTTCCCAGAACGCCGAGGTCCGCGTCGTTGTCGTAATACATCTTCGCCATTGTATCGCTCCTGTGATAACGCCCCGCCGCCTCATCGCCCCACGCCTTCCCCAAATCGCGGCACGCGGCGTGCCGCGGACGGTTCTCTTCGATTCGGGAATTCGCGGCCGCGACGCCGGCGAGGCGAATTTACGCGCTATTCCTTGTTCATCGATATCCGGCCCGTCCGTATGAGCTCCTTAATGGAGTACGGGCGCATGAGCTCGATGAAGTTATCGATCTTCTCCGGTTCGCCGGGAAGCTCGAGTGTAATGGTCTTAAGCGATATGTCAACTATTTCAGCCCCGAATATCCTGGCCAGCTGGTACACCTCCGGGCGTTTGGCGGGCTGCGCGTTCACCTTTACGAGAGCGAGCTCGCGCTGGACCGAGGGGTAGTCGGAATGGTCCGACACCTTTATGACATCGATGAGCTTGTTGAGCTGCTTTTTCACCTGCTCGATGATGCGGTCGTCGCCCCGTACCACGATCGTCATCATGGACACGTCTTCCTGCTCGGTCTGGCTGACCGCAAGCGAGTCGATGTTATAACCGCGCGCGGAGAAGAGGCCCGCCACGCGCGCGAGGACGCCGGATTTATTTTCCACCTTGACGGATATTACGTGCCTCATAACAGCTCCATTGTGATGGTATCCTTGATGGTCTTGCCCGCCGGGACCATCGGATAGACGTTCTCCTCCCTGTCCACGCGGAAGTCGATGACCGTGGGCCGGTCGGTGATTGAGAGCGCCCTTGCGATGGCCTCGTCCACCTCGCCCTTCTTCTCCACGCGGATGCCCGCCGCGCCATATGCCTCGGCGAGCTTGACGAAATCCGGGGCGAAGCTGATGCAGGTGTGCGAATATCGTTTATCATAGAAAAGCTGCTGCCACTGGCGCACCATGCCCAGGAAGCCGTTGTTGAGTATGGCGATGACGATCGGAAGCCGGTGCTGCACCGCGACGATGAGCTCCTGGATATTCATCTGGATGGAGCCGTCGCCGGCGATGTCGAACACGCGCCGGTCGGGCCGGGCGATCTGCGCGCCGATGGCCGCGGGAAAGCCGAAGCCCATGGTGCCCAGCCCCCCCGACGATATAAAAGTGCGCGGCTCGGTATATTCGAAAAACTGGGCGGCCCACATCTGGTTCTGCCCCACTTCGGTACAGATAATGGCCTCGCCCTTCGTGAGCGCATAGATGCGCTCCACCACGTACTGCGGCTTGATCTTCGCCTCGCTGTCCTTATAGGTCAGCGGGTTTTCCGCTTTGAGTTTTCGCAGGCGCTCGATCCATTCGCCGATGTCCGGGGCCTTCACCGATTTGTTTATCTCGGCGATCACGTGGCGGCAGTCGCCGACGATCGGAATATCAACCTGCACGTTCTTGCTGACCGACGACGGATCGATGTCGATATGGATCACCCTCGCCTCGGGAATGAATTCCGAGATCTTTCCGGTAACGCGGTCGTCGAAGCGCGCTCCGATGGCGATGAGCAGGTCGGAATCGTGCACGGCCTGATTGGCGTAACAGGTGCCGTGCATGCCGAGCATCTTGAGCGAGAGCGGATCGGTCTCGGGGTATGCCCCCATCCCCATGAGCGTGGTGGTAATGGGAATGCCGGTCTTCTCCACAAATTCGCGCAATTCCTGCGAGGCATTGGAGCTTATCACGCCCCCGCCCGAGTAGATGACCGGACGCCTGGCCTCTTCGATGAGCCTGCAGGCTTTGCCGATCTGCAGCGCATGTCCCTTGTAAACCGGCTTATAGCTTCGAAGGTGAACGTGCTCCGGGTAGGCGAATTTCGTCTCCGCCTTCGAGACATCCACCGGCACGTCGATGACGACCGGACCCGGGCGGCCCGTCGAGGCGATGTAAAAGGATTCCTTGATGATGCGCGCCAGATCGCCCACGTTCTGGACGAGATAGTTGTGCTTGGAGATGGGCCGCGTGATGCCGGTGATATCGGCCTCTTGGAAGGCGTCGTTGCCGATCATCTCGGTCGAGACCTGCCCGGTAAATATTACCAGCGGAACCGAGTCCATGTATGCGGTGGCGATACCGGTAACCAGGTTGGTCGCTCCAGGGCCGGAGGTCGCGATCACCACGCCCACCCTGCCCGAGGCGCGCGCGTAACCGTCGGCGGCATGCACGGCCCCCTGCTCGTGCCGCGCAAGGTAAAACCTGAGCGGCGCGTTGAAGAGCTGGTGAAAGATGGGGATGACCGCGCCACCCGGATAGCCGAAGACATGCTCCACCCCCTCCTTCTTGAGGGATTCAACGATTATTTCAGCACCCGTCATTTTCACGGCAGTTCTCCCCGCACCCGTTTCTGATGCACTTCGGCGCCGGCACCCGCCGAACGCCCGGAAAAATTATAAAATGGAGACATCGCCCATTATCGCATCAATTCAATTATTTAAAGAAGGATTCAGTGTCATTAAAGCCAATAATGTCAATTATATTTTAATACCACGGAAAAGGGCCACGTTAAAAATTTAATGAGGGCCGGTCACTGCCGCCTGCGAAGGCCCTCCGCGGCCGCCTGAGCGGGACTGATGAAGCTTACATTGATTTTATAGCTGGAGGTGGATGAACGGTCGAGCGCCCGGTTGATCACTCGAAGCGGGTCGAGCACCAGCACCAGAACGCTTCGGAAGAATCCCGGATCCATGTTCTTTTCCACGAAGAGGCCCGTCTGGTGCAGGGTCTCGCCGAAGAGGGGGCCGCCGATTCCGGTGGCGAACAGGTCGTTGAGCGAGGCCTCCTCCTTGAATTCGCCCAGGTATTCCCACATGAGGCTCCCGGCGATCGCGAACATCATCGACCCGTAAAATCCGTAGCCGTTGCTTCGTGCGGCATTATAATATAAATTACCCGAATAGACATGACCCACGCAGTTCGTGGTGAAATTGTTGGCGTCCAGCGTCATGCCGTCGGCGAGCTTGCGCTTGAAGCCGGCGGCCGAAATGGGATATTTCCAGTCGTCGGTGTTGGTGTCCAGGTTCATCATATAATCGATCGCGCCCAGCCCGTTGAGGAGCACGATCCCCCCGAACGATCGCCAGAACCTCGCCGAATGCGAGGGCGGGACGGTCACGTCGAGAGTATAGTGCCGAATGACCGTCTCACCGTCACTTTCCTCGTATGCCAGGTCGCTGATGCGCCGGTCACCGGACGCGAGCGCGTACGCGAGCACCGACTCTTTCCGTTCCCCGTTCACCGGCGGCAGGGCGACTTCGAGAACTCCCCGAAGCGCCTCGACGCTGTCGCGCCCGAAATCCCTGCCGTCCGGAATGGCCCATTGCACACGGGAAACAACCCCCCCGTGGTTTTTCGGATACAGGGCGAAAACAACCCCGTGGAGGCCCTCGCAGTGGGCCCGTTTGCTGGTCAGCAAAATACCCTCATCCACCCCCGGGACGTCCGCGGTGCGCACATAGCGCACGGCGGCGACATACCTGTCGAAAAAGCCCTTCATATAAAAATTGCCGAGCACCGGAAATGCCGGATCGGAGTCG
It encodes:
- the ilvB gene encoding biosynthetic-type acetolactate synthase large subunit yields the protein MTGAEIIVESLKKEGVEHVFGYPGGAVIPIFHQLFNAPLRFYLARHEQGAVHAADGYARASGRVGVVIATSGPGATNLVTGIATAYMDSVPLVIFTGQVSTEMIGNDAFQEADITGITRPISKHNYLVQNVGDLARIIKESFYIASTGRPGPVVIDVPVDVSKAETKFAYPEHVHLRSYKPVYKGHALQIGKACRLIEEARRPVIYSGGGVISSNASQELREFVEKTGIPITTTLMGMGAYPETDPLSLKMLGMHGTCYANQAVHDSDLLIAIGARFDDRVTGKISEFIPEARVIHIDIDPSSVSKNVQVDIPIVGDCRHVIAEINKSVKAPDIGEWIERLRKLKAENPLTYKDSEAKIKPQYVVERIYALTKGEAIICTEVGQNQMWAAQFFEYTEPRTFISSGGLGTMGFGFPAAIGAQIARPDRRVFDIAGDGSIQMNIQELIVAVQHRLPIVIAILNNGFLGMVRQWQQLFYDKRYSHTCISFAPDFVKLAEAYGAAGIRVEKKGEVDEAIARALSITDRPTVIDFRVDREENVYPMVPAGKTIKDTITMELL
- a CDS encoding DUF3943 domain-containing protein, with the translated sequence MAMLVALVITFEVPLNAEARRESINLNLVDSDPAFPVLGNFYMKGFFDRYVAAVRYVRTADVPGVDEGILLTSKRAHCEGLHGVVFALYPKNHGGVVSRVQWAIPDGRDFGRDSVEALRGVLEVALPPVNGERKESVLAYALASGDRRISDLAYEESDGETVIRHYTLDVTVPPSHSARFWRSFGGIVLLNGLGAIDYMMNLDTNTDDWKYPISAAGFKRKLADGMTLDANNFTTNCVGHVYSGNLYYNAARSNGYGFYGSMMFAIAGSLMWEYLGEFKEEASLNDLFATGIGGPLFGETLHQTGLFVEKNMDPGFFRSVLVLVLDPLRVINRALDRSSTSSYKINVSFISPAQAAAEGLRRRQ
- the ilvN gene encoding acetolactate synthase small subunit produces the protein MRHVISVKVENKSGVLARVAGLFSARGYNIDSLAVSQTEQEDVSMMTIVVRGDDRIIEQVKKQLNKLIDVIKVSDHSDYPSVQRELALVKVNAQPAKRPEVYQLARIFGAEIVDISLKTITLELPGEPEKIDNFIELMRPYSIKELIRTGRISMNKE
- the ilvC gene encoding ketol-acid reductoisomerase, translating into MAKMYYDNDADLGVLGNKLIAVVGYGSQGHAQAQNLRDGGLKVIVSELPGTDNFKLAQSHNFSPVSAKEAAEKADVIQILAQDHIQAKLYKSEVEPSLKAGKTLVFSHGFNIHFGQIVPPKDVDVIMVAPKGPGHLVRSEYVKGGGVPSLIAIHNDASGRAKATALAYAKGIGAARAGVLETTFKEETETDLFGEQAVLCGGASELVKAGFDTLVAAGYQPEIAYFECLHELKLIVDLFYQGGINYMRYSVSDTAEYGDYVSGPRIVNDATRAEMKKILAEIQDGSFARRWIKENEDGRPFFNKVKEAQRDHQIEKVGFELRKMMKWIDAK
- a CDS encoding MFS transporter, whose protein sequence is MTAQSMSFRDRFTLSLLFVMSMLLFADQMIMSAILPELSREYGASETTLGLIGSAFTLVGAFVSIVFGYLTDKVSRKALLVFVVLLGEVPCIMTGIPFFTQDIGSFTVLRILTGLGLGGIFPLSYSILADYFKEEHRATASAWMTVAWSVGGILGVMIAGYLTNIYGWRLSFILVGAPNVPIAIFFALYAREPERGRTEDALEDLIRRGIIYRQTIHPRDFKVIFLNKTNIYTFLQGLPGTVPWGILTYWIITFFQEYRNVSKETATTIFLVVGIGSVLGGLAFAYVGEWLYKKRPSYMPLLCGIGVIAGIVPALLLVNMSMENVPAYLALGFVTGALVSVAAANVPAMIMNVNRPEHRGTVFSVFNITNNIGQGLGPAIGGLLAPMGYLFMMNFAVSWWVPCGLLLLMVARYITRDRETLRVLLAERAGEMEADGAGAKRS